A part of Aegilops tauschii subsp. strangulata cultivar AL8/78 chromosome 2, Aet v6.0, whole genome shotgun sequence genomic DNA contains:
- the LOC109775246 gene encoding DNA mismatch repair protein MSH3 isoform X2, which yields MAKQPKQQVLSRFFSPKPPPPTSTAAAAAQPVAPPPPPKPSVSTVASFSPAKRARALSRSPKTAAKRPRPSPSPVSVTPPRGAAVRRALLEPPPPGSNPSGGDGGGGRGYTPLEQQVVDLKARHPDVLLMVEVGYRFRFFGEDAAVAASVLGIVAHPDRSFLTASVPTFRLGFHVRRLVDAGHKVGVVRQTETAAIKAAAAARGGGGAAPFARELSAVYTRATIEAGAGEMEGGGAPEEGSRYLVCVVDKEVDAVGREGFEVKVGVVAIEVSTGEVVHGEFMDGAARSGLEAVLLGLAPVEVILGTPLSFSTEKLMRAYAGPASNVRVECTSRNCFSEGGALAELMSLFEKSEVNSPTIENDKQMMEINEEDNNLRGMEGVMAMPELVAQAMALSVHYLKGFGMERLICFGSSFRPFTANTEMSLSANALQQLEVLKNNSDGSIEGSLFQTMNNTCTAFGSRLFRHWLTHPLCDRNLICARHDAISEISESMGSRQDSVSIRQDEGDGCCAASARSDLSTILSSVLTMLGRSLDSQRGITRIFHCKATAKEFVSQFVGVIQAVLTAGKELRKLVLEDTDNVSSQHRTVHSSLLRRLISTASSSAVLANAVKLLSCLDKDAADQGDMINLFISSVDQFPEVAEGHVTVQMAKQKLDLLIVEYRKQLGMRSLEYKTVSGTAYLIELPVDRRVPSNWMKVNSTKKTIRYHTPEVLKNLDNLLLAKEELAVICRKTWHKFLMDFGKYYAQFQASVESLAALDCLYSLATLAKQNNYVQPNFVPENEASQIHIKDGRHPVLESLLGDNFVPNDTDLHADGQYCQIVTGPNMGGKSCYIRQVALITIMAQVGSFVPASSAILHVVDGIYTRMGASDSIQQGTSTFYEEMNEASNILQNCSSRSLVIIDELGRGTSTHDGVAIAYATLHYLLKNKKCIVIFVTHYPKILDIQSEFEGSVGAYHVSYLSTRKLLQISDEKMGISTETEDLGEITFLYKLVAGASDRSFGLNVALLAQLPLRCIKRASVMAAKLQEEMSKRDENKLLRLMDEPSRDGPWESSPEVGLLCAEPHQGLMEACRRILRDMRSAQSNNDVTNTLSCLKSAQEIASKMIKG from the exons ATGGCCAAGCAGCCGAAGCAGCAGGTACTCTCCCGCTTCTTCTCCCCCAAGCCCCCACCACCgacctccaccgccgccgccgccgcccaacccgtcgcgcctcctcctcccccgaaACCCTCCGTCTCCACCGTCGCCTCCTTCTCCCCCGCCAAGCGCGCGCGTGCCCTCTCCCGCTCCCCCAAAACCGCCGCCAAAAGGCCCcgaccctccccctcccccgTCTCCGTCACCCCCCCTCGcggagccgccgtccgccgcgcgCTCCTCGAGCCGCCGCCCCCCGGGTCGAACCCtagcggcggcgatggcggcggcggcaggggctACACCCCGCTGGAGCAGCAGGTCGTGGACCTCAAGGCCCGCCACCCGGACGTCCTCCTCATGGTCGAGGTGGGCTACCGCTTCCGCTTCTTCGGCGaggacgccgccgtcgccgcctccgTCCTCGGCATCGTCGCCCACCCCGACCGCAGCTTCCTCACCGCCAGCGTCCCCACGTTCCGCCTGGGCTTCCACGTCCGCCGCCTCGTCGACGCGGGCCACAAGGTCGGCGTCGTCCGCCAGACCGAGACCGCGGCGatcaaggcggcggcggccgcgcgcggcgggggcggcgcggcTCCCTTCGCGCGCGAGCTGTCGGCGGTGTACACGCGCGCCACCATCGAGGCCGGGGCTGGGGAAATGGAGGGCGGCGGCGCGCCGGAAGAGGGGAGCAGGTACCTCGTCTGCGTGGTGGACAAGGAGGTGGATGCCGTGGGGAGGGAGGGGTTCGAGGTGAAGGTTGGGGTGGTGGCCATCGAGGTGTCCACCGGCGAGGTCGTGCACGGGGAGTTCATGGACGGCGCAGCCAGGAGCGGGCTTGAGGCCGTGCTGCTTGGCCTGGCGCCCGTTGAGGTCATACTCGGCACCCCTCTCTCGTTCTCTACTGAAAAG CTGATGAGGGCATATGCGGGACCTGCCTCTAATGTCCGGGTTGAGTGCACTTCGCGTAATTGTTTCAGCGAGGGCGGCGCTTTAGCAGAACTGATGTCTTTGTTTGAGAAATCGGAGGTCAATTCACCAACCATTGAAAACGATAAACAGATGATGGAAATAAATGAAGAGGACAACAATCTTCGTGGGATGGAG GGTGTCATGGCTATGCCAGAGCTAGTTGCCCAAGCAATGGCATTGAGCGTTCACTATTTGAAGGGTTTTGGTATGGAGAGGTTAATCTGCTTTGGTTCTTCATTCCGGCCATTTACTGCTAATACTGAAATGTCTCTATCAGCAAACGCTCTTCAGCAGCTCGAG GTATTAAAGAACAACTCAGATGGTTCAATAGAAGGGTCCCTGTTCCAAACTATGAACAACACATGTACAGCTTTTGGATCTAGGCTGTTTAGACACTGG TTGACTCACCCCTTATGTGATAGAAATCTAATATGTGCTCGTCACGATGCAATCTCTGAGATCTCTGAATCGATGGGATCACGGCAAGATTCAGTTAGCATTCGACAGGATGAAGGGGATGGGTGCTGCGCAGCTTCTGCGCGAAGTGATCTCAGCACCATTCTTTCATCTGTTTTAACAATGCTGGGAAGATCACTTGATTCTCAAAGAGGAATTACAAGAATTTTTCACTGCAAAGCCACAGCTAAAGAG TTTGTGTCGCAGTTTGTTGGGGTCATCCAGGCTGTCTTGACGGCTGGAAAGGAACTGCGGAAGCTTGTTCTCGAGGATACTGACAACGTGTCTTCTCAGCATAGAACTGTCCACTCTTCTTTGTTGAGAAGGCTCATAAGTACAGCTTCATCATCTGCTGTACTTGCCAATGCTGTGAAACTTCTGTCGTGTCTTGACAAAGATGCTGCTGATCAAGGAGATATGATAAACTTATTCATTTCATCTGTTGACCAGTTCCCCGAG GTTGCAGAGGGTCATGTGACTGTTCAAATGGCCAAACAAAAACTGGATTTATTAATTGTTGAATATCGGAAGCAGCTTGGCATGCGCAGCTTGGAGTACAAAACCGTATCTGGAACAGCTTACCTGATCGAA CTACCAGTAGATAGAAGGGTGCCTTCAAATTGGATGAAAGTAAATAGCACCAAAAAAACTATTAGATACCACACTCCTGAAGTATTGAAGAACTTGGACAACTTATTACTGGCTAAAGAAGAACTAGCAGTTATCTGCAGGAAAACATGGCACAAATTCCTTATGGATTTCGGCAAATATTATGCGCAGTTTCAAGCATCTGTCGAATCTCTTGCAGCTCTTGACTGCTTATACTCTCTTGCCACTCTTGCAAAACAAAAT AATTATGTACAACCTAATTTTGTTCCTGAAAATGAAGCAAGTCAGATCCACATCAAAGATGGCCGCCATCCG GTTCTGGAGTCTCTACTTGGAGACAATTTCGTTCCAAATGACACAGACCTTCATGCAGATGGGCAGTACTGCCAGATTGTTACAGGACCAAACATGGGAGGAAAAAGTTGCTATATTCGCCAAGTTGCACTAATTACCATTATGGCCCAG GTTGGTTCCTTTGTACCAGCTTCATCAGCAATACTTCATGTTGTTGATGGAATTTATACTCGGATGGGTGCATCTGACAGTATTCAACAAGGAACAAGTACCTTTTATGAAGAGATGAATGAAGCTTCCAACATATTACAGAACTGCTCATCTCGATCCCTAGTTATCATTGATGAGCTTGGCCGTGGAACAAGCACACACGATGGTGTTGCTATAGCCTATGCTACATTACACTATCTCCTGAAAAACAAGAAATGTATTGTCATTTTTGTAACTCACTATCCAAAGATTCTTGATATCCAGAGTGAATTTGAAGGTTCTGTTGGGGCATACCATGTTTCATATCTGTCGACAAGGAAGCTGTTGCAAATCAGTGATGAAAAGATGGGTATTAGCACAGAAACAGAGGATCTTGGAGAAATTACTTTCTTGTATAAACTTGTTGCTGGAGCTTCAGACAGAAGCTTTGGTCTTAATGTCGCACTGCTTGCGCAG CTCCCGTTGAGATGTATTAAGCGGGCATCGGTCATGGCAGCCAAACTGCAAGAAGAGATGAGTAAGCGCGATGAAAACAAGCTGCTGAGGTTAATGGACGAACCATCCAGGGATGGACCATGGGAAAGCTCTCCAGAAGTTGGTTTGCTTTGTGCAGAGCCTCACCAGGGGTTGATGGAAGCATGCCGCAGGATACTGCGTGACATGAGATCTGCTCAAAGCAATAACGACGTAACAAATACACTTTCTTGTTTGAAGAGTGCACAGGAGATTGCATCGAAGATGATTAAAGGGTAG
- the LOC109775246 gene encoding DNA mismatch repair protein MSH3 isoform X1, whose translation MAKQPKQQVLSRFFSPKPPPPTSTAAAAAQPVAPPPPPKPSVSTVASFSPAKRARALSRSPKTAAKRPRPSPSPVSVTPPRGAAVRRALLEPPPPGSNPSGGDGGGGRGYTPLEQQVVDLKARHPDVLLMVEVGYRFRFFGEDAAVAASVLGIVAHPDRSFLTASVPTFRLGFHVRRLVDAGHKVGVVRQTETAAIKAAAAARGGGGAAPFARELSAVYTRATIEAGAGEMEGGGAPEEGSRYLVCVVDKEVDAVGREGFEVKVGVVAIEVSTGEVVHGEFMDGAARSGLEAVLLGLAPVEVILGTPLSFSTEKLMRAYAGPASNVRVECTSRNCFSEGGALAELMSLFEKSEVNSPTIENDKQMMEINEEDNNLRGMEGVMAMPELVAQAMALSVHYLKGFGMERLICFGSSFRPFTANTEMSLSANALQQLEVLKNNSDGSIEGSLFQTMNNTCTAFGSRLFRHWLTHPLCDRNLICARHDAISEISESMGSRQDSVSIRQDEGDGCCAASARSDLSTILSSVLTMLGRSLDSQRGITRIFHCKATAKEFVGVIQAVLTAGKELRKLVLEDTDNVSSQHRTVHSSLLRRLISTASSSAVLANAVKLLSCLDKDAADQGDMINLFISSVDQFPEVAEGHVTVQMAKQKLDLLIVEYRKQLGMRSLEYKTVSGTAYLIELPVDRRVPSNWMKVNSTKKTIRYHTPEVLKNLDNLLLAKEELAVICRKTWHKFLMDFGKYYAQFQASVESLAALDCLYSLATLAKQNNYVQPNFVPENEASQIHIKDGRHPVLESLLGDNFVPNDTDLHADGQYCQIVTGPNMGGKSCYIRQVALITIMAQVGSFVPASSAILHVVDGIYTRMGASDSIQQGTSTFYEEMNEASNILQNCSSRSLVIIDELGRGTSTHDGVAIAYATLHYLLKNKKCIVIFVTHYPKILDIQSEFEGSVGAYHVSYLSTRKLLQISDEKMGISTETEDLGEITFLYKLVAGASDRSFGLNVALLAQLPLRCIKRASVMAAKLQEEMSKRDENKLLRLMDEPSRDGPWESSPEVGLLCAEPHQGLMEACRRILRDMRSAQSNNDVTNTLSCLKSAQEIASKMIKG comes from the exons ATGGCCAAGCAGCCGAAGCAGCAGGTACTCTCCCGCTTCTTCTCCCCCAAGCCCCCACCACCgacctccaccgccgccgccgccgcccaacccgtcgcgcctcctcctcccccgaaACCCTCCGTCTCCACCGTCGCCTCCTTCTCCCCCGCCAAGCGCGCGCGTGCCCTCTCCCGCTCCCCCAAAACCGCCGCCAAAAGGCCCcgaccctccccctcccccgTCTCCGTCACCCCCCCTCGcggagccgccgtccgccgcgcgCTCCTCGAGCCGCCGCCCCCCGGGTCGAACCCtagcggcggcgatggcggcggcggcaggggctACACCCCGCTGGAGCAGCAGGTCGTGGACCTCAAGGCCCGCCACCCGGACGTCCTCCTCATGGTCGAGGTGGGCTACCGCTTCCGCTTCTTCGGCGaggacgccgccgtcgccgcctccgTCCTCGGCATCGTCGCCCACCCCGACCGCAGCTTCCTCACCGCCAGCGTCCCCACGTTCCGCCTGGGCTTCCACGTCCGCCGCCTCGTCGACGCGGGCCACAAGGTCGGCGTCGTCCGCCAGACCGAGACCGCGGCGatcaaggcggcggcggccgcgcgcggcgggggcggcgcggcTCCCTTCGCGCGCGAGCTGTCGGCGGTGTACACGCGCGCCACCATCGAGGCCGGGGCTGGGGAAATGGAGGGCGGCGGCGCGCCGGAAGAGGGGAGCAGGTACCTCGTCTGCGTGGTGGACAAGGAGGTGGATGCCGTGGGGAGGGAGGGGTTCGAGGTGAAGGTTGGGGTGGTGGCCATCGAGGTGTCCACCGGCGAGGTCGTGCACGGGGAGTTCATGGACGGCGCAGCCAGGAGCGGGCTTGAGGCCGTGCTGCTTGGCCTGGCGCCCGTTGAGGTCATACTCGGCACCCCTCTCTCGTTCTCTACTGAAAAG CTGATGAGGGCATATGCGGGACCTGCCTCTAATGTCCGGGTTGAGTGCACTTCGCGTAATTGTTTCAGCGAGGGCGGCGCTTTAGCAGAACTGATGTCTTTGTTTGAGAAATCGGAGGTCAATTCACCAACCATTGAAAACGATAAACAGATGATGGAAATAAATGAAGAGGACAACAATCTTCGTGGGATGGAG GGTGTCATGGCTATGCCAGAGCTAGTTGCCCAAGCAATGGCATTGAGCGTTCACTATTTGAAGGGTTTTGGTATGGAGAGGTTAATCTGCTTTGGTTCTTCATTCCGGCCATTTACTGCTAATACTGAAATGTCTCTATCAGCAAACGCTCTTCAGCAGCTCGAG GTATTAAAGAACAACTCAGATGGTTCAATAGAAGGGTCCCTGTTCCAAACTATGAACAACACATGTACAGCTTTTGGATCTAGGCTGTTTAGACACTGG TTGACTCACCCCTTATGTGATAGAAATCTAATATGTGCTCGTCACGATGCAATCTCTGAGATCTCTGAATCGATGGGATCACGGCAAGATTCAGTTAGCATTCGACAGGATGAAGGGGATGGGTGCTGCGCAGCTTCTGCGCGAAGTGATCTCAGCACCATTCTTTCATCTGTTTTAACAATGCTGGGAAGATCACTTGATTCTCAAAGAGGAATTACAAGAATTTTTCACTGCAAAGCCACAGCTAAAGAG TTTGTTGGGGTCATCCAGGCTGTCTTGACGGCTGGAAAGGAACTGCGGAAGCTTGTTCTCGAGGATACTGACAACGTGTCTTCTCAGCATAGAACTGTCCACTCTTCTTTGTTGAGAAGGCTCATAAGTACAGCTTCATCATCTGCTGTACTTGCCAATGCTGTGAAACTTCTGTCGTGTCTTGACAAAGATGCTGCTGATCAAGGAGATATGATAAACTTATTCATTTCATCTGTTGACCAGTTCCCCGAG GTTGCAGAGGGTCATGTGACTGTTCAAATGGCCAAACAAAAACTGGATTTATTAATTGTTGAATATCGGAAGCAGCTTGGCATGCGCAGCTTGGAGTACAAAACCGTATCTGGAACAGCTTACCTGATCGAA CTACCAGTAGATAGAAGGGTGCCTTCAAATTGGATGAAAGTAAATAGCACCAAAAAAACTATTAGATACCACACTCCTGAAGTATTGAAGAACTTGGACAACTTATTACTGGCTAAAGAAGAACTAGCAGTTATCTGCAGGAAAACATGGCACAAATTCCTTATGGATTTCGGCAAATATTATGCGCAGTTTCAAGCATCTGTCGAATCTCTTGCAGCTCTTGACTGCTTATACTCTCTTGCCACTCTTGCAAAACAAAAT AATTATGTACAACCTAATTTTGTTCCTGAAAATGAAGCAAGTCAGATCCACATCAAAGATGGCCGCCATCCG GTTCTGGAGTCTCTACTTGGAGACAATTTCGTTCCAAATGACACAGACCTTCATGCAGATGGGCAGTACTGCCAGATTGTTACAGGACCAAACATGGGAGGAAAAAGTTGCTATATTCGCCAAGTTGCACTAATTACCATTATGGCCCAG GTTGGTTCCTTTGTACCAGCTTCATCAGCAATACTTCATGTTGTTGATGGAATTTATACTCGGATGGGTGCATCTGACAGTATTCAACAAGGAACAAGTACCTTTTATGAAGAGATGAATGAAGCTTCCAACATATTACAGAACTGCTCATCTCGATCCCTAGTTATCATTGATGAGCTTGGCCGTGGAACAAGCACACACGATGGTGTTGCTATAGCCTATGCTACATTACACTATCTCCTGAAAAACAAGAAATGTATTGTCATTTTTGTAACTCACTATCCAAAGATTCTTGATATCCAGAGTGAATTTGAAGGTTCTGTTGGGGCATACCATGTTTCATATCTGTCGACAAGGAAGCTGTTGCAAATCAGTGATGAAAAGATGGGTATTAGCACAGAAACAGAGGATCTTGGAGAAATTACTTTCTTGTATAAACTTGTTGCTGGAGCTTCAGACAGAAGCTTTGGTCTTAATGTCGCACTGCTTGCGCAG CTCCCGTTGAGATGTATTAAGCGGGCATCGGTCATGGCAGCCAAACTGCAAGAAGAGATGAGTAAGCGCGATGAAAACAAGCTGCTGAGGTTAATGGACGAACCATCCAGGGATGGACCATGGGAAAGCTCTCCAGAAGTTGGTTTGCTTTGTGCAGAGCCTCACCAGGGGTTGATGGAAGCATGCCGCAGGATACTGCGTGACATGAGATCTGCTCAAAGCAATAACGACGTAACAAATACACTTTCTTGTTTGAAGAGTGCACAGGAGATTGCATCGAAGATGATTAAAGGGTAG